A genome region from Microplitis mediator isolate UGA2020A chromosome 4, iyMicMedi2.1, whole genome shotgun sequence includes the following:
- the LOC130666518 gene encoding speckle-type POZ protein-like: protein MPLQTRFENFYITRKTWEIRDINKLLERADRNGHEDPVTLEKDFSKVFRYSTHLIEWKVELKISSSKLFPGGLSLSLIPVSGMNCDTCNFYLVDIDKNNLYIGPSDQSTYTNREDPDFVPDRFQRKKEDLLPNNTMTLLVEVFSYWECYPMIPHSKILSTKGPIEVPIDYFELYNSREDSGDVVVIQVQNTKFPVHKNVLEKGCPLLYEEVVRHQQTFDSSNNSKLTLTGIEPEIFKKVVEYIYTDKVCNLDDHLEYLLEAADKYELIKLKKMCEKTLVWKYLTIRHAPRIYDLAIRCHSPKLRQSALTFRPDIEKPSAPWPMSLLTVASSEYEYETTNTE, encoded by the exons ATGCCTCTACAAACAAGatttgaaaacttttatatTACCCGTAAAACATGGGAAATAagggatataaataaattacttgaacgtGCAGACCGTAACGGACATGAGGACCCCGTCACTCTGGAGAAGGATTTTTCTAAAGTATTCCGATATTCAACTCACTTAATCGAGTGGAAGGtcgaattgaaaatttcaagttcAAAGTTATTTCCTGGCGGACTGAGTTTATCACTCATCCCTGTAAGCGGAATGAATTGTGACACCTGTAACTTTTACCTGGTTGATATCGACAAAAATAATCTTTACATTGGACCGAGTGACCAAAGTACTTATACTAATCGTGAAGACCCAGATTTCGTTCCTGACCGTTTCCAGAGAAAAAAAGAAGATCTGCTTCCAAACAATACTATGACACTGCTCGTAGAAGTTTTTTCTTACTGGGAGTGTTATCCGATGATACCTCATTCGAAAATCTTATCAACTAAAGGTCCAATCGAGGTACCAATTGATTACTTTGAGTTATATAACAGTCGAGAAGATAGCGGTGATGTTGTTGTCATACAGGTGCAGAATACTAAATTTCCAGTGcataaaaatgttttagaaAAAGGGTGTCCTCTATTGTACGAAGAAGTTGTTCGTCATCAACAAACATTCGACAGCAGTAACAATTCTAAATTAACTCTTACGGGTATCGAACcagagatatttaaaaaagttgtgGAATATATCTATACTGACAAGGTCTGTAACCTAGATGATCATTTAGAGTATTTGCTAGAAGCTGCTGATAAATATGAATTgataaaactgaaaaaaatgtgCGAAAAGACGTTAGTCTGGAAGTATCTTACTATCCGCCATGCTCCACGGATTTATGATTTAGCTATCCGTTGTCATTCTCCTAAATTAAGACAGTCTGCCCTGACTTTTCGGCCGGATATTGAAAAGCCTAGTGCACCCTGGCCCATGTCGCTTCTCACAGTAGCTTCAAGCGAATACGAATATG aaacAACGAACACAGAATAA